The DNA window TTAGCGGGATTGCTCACATTGTAGTGCGGCTCGAAACCCAACTCTTCCAGGCGTCGATCGGTCAGGTATTTTACGTACTGATTAATATAGTCGGCATTGAGGCCTAGAATACCGTTTGGTAGTAGCGCCTTGTTGTATTCTTCTTCCATAGCCACGCCGTCAAGAATCATTTGCTTAATCTCTTCGGCAAATGCTGGGTCCTGTAGGTCCTCGTTTTCTTCAATAACCGTAAGAATGAGATTGATGCCAAATTTGAGGTGTAGACTCTCGTCACGCACAATCCAGTCAATCAGACTACCAAAGTTTCGAAGCAGATTTCGTTGTCGGAACGACAATGCAACCATAAAGCCAGAGTAGAACCAAATACCTTCAAGGATGATATTGTAGGCGATGAGGTTGCGGATGAAGTCTTTTTTGCCCTCTGTTGTCGTGATATCCATCGTGTCTTCGGTCATACGCTTGATATATTTGGTCTCAAACTCTTCTTTGATGGCCATCACCTTTTCATCAACATGAGCGCTATAAGCTTTTTCGCGGTCAATTGGAAAGGTATCAAGTACGTACTCAAAGGCCATACAGTGGTTGGCCTCTTCCCACATTTGCTTTGCAAGGTATAGGTGACACTCGGCGGCATTGACGTAGGGGTAGACGCCAAATGCTAGTGCTTTGTTGACCAGCAGCTCGTTAGGGTTGAAATAGCTCATGAGGAACGTCACCGCGTGGCGCTCTTCTTCGGTCATCTTTTCCCAGTCTGCAAGGTCTTGTGCCAACTGAATCTCGTTGGGGAACCACGTGTTGGCAACCGCTTGGTCATACAAATCCATCGCCCATTGGTAGTGGATTGGCTTGAGTAACAAGCCGTCTTGGATACCAGCGCCTAGTATCTTTCCCATAGTATTCCTCCTTTATCAATTCGTATTAGTATCTCGATAGTACTATTATGTCATATTTATGGGACCCTTGGTAGTATGGTCCGCGTTTGCTAGCAAGCATGCTCGAGCGCATCCCCTGCCTCGGCATACCGGACATAGTGGAAGCCGAGGCGACGAAAGGCTTCTTTCAGTACCTCTTCGGTCGTTGGTTGGTCTTCCGGTGTTGCCACGATGTGCGTACCGTAGTCAGCGAAGGTATGGCCAGGATACTGCACTGCAAGCAGTGCCCGTTGTTCAGGAGTCATCCCTACACTCCCCCTACTGGCAACCGTCGCACATGGTCAGGTCGGCTGGATCGATCGGTGCTGCAACCTCGCCACGTGCAGTTGCCGCTTCATTGGCAGCTGTTTGAGCCTGCTCCATAGCATCGCTGATTGCCTGCAGTTTTTCTTCGAGTGTCATGGTGTCATTGATGATAGTAGATGCGTTCATATCCCCTCCTATACGCTTTGTTTCTTTGCGAAGCCAAACCCAGCCTTGCGGGCGCCGCCAGCGGCCAATGCTTCTGCTTTATTAACTTTTGTGGTACTCTGCTCCGCCTGATGACGTGGTTTCATATGTAGGTAATACGTGGTTTTGAGCCCGCGTAGCCACCCCTCCATATAGACCGTTTCCATGTCATCAATGCTGCGTGATTCAAGATACATATTGCGGCTGATTGCTTGGTCAACCCACTTCTGTGCCCGAGCCGCCACTTCGATAAAGGCAAACGGGCTAAGCTGGAAGCAAGTCTTGTAAACATCTTTCAAATGCTGGGGAATTTGCTCGATATTCGTCAGGTCGCCCTGCTCCACCAGCAAACGCTCTTTCACGTCATCCCATATGCCGAGTGCTTTTAGGTCGCGCACAAGGTTGGTGTTCACTTCAAGGAATTTACCATTCAGCGTGCTGCGGCTAAATATCTGGCCAAACTGTGGGTCAATCCCCGGAGTAGTGCCGGCCACGTGAGCGATATTGGCCGTTGGCGCAATCGCCATCAGCGTGGCGTTGCGCATACCCTTAGTCGTCTTCTTGCGTAGCAATTCCCAATCAAGGCGTTTTTTGCGCGTGAGCTTTACCTTCACTTTGCGGTCTTTTTCGTGCTTGTCGAGGCTATCGACAGGCAGTTCGCCCTTGCTCCAGCCGCTGCCTTTAAAGTCTGGGTAGGCACCGCGGGTTTTTGCAAGATTAGCCGACTCATCAATCGCATAGTAGCTAATGTATTCTGCCATCTGATCCATCAGGTCGTAGGCTTCTTCGGATTCATAGCTGTAGCCCATCTTTTCGACGACATCGGTGAAGCCCATAATGCCAAGGCCAAGGGCCCGTGTGGTCTTAATGCTATGAATCGCTTCTGGAATAGGCGTATCGGTAACATCGCACAGGTTATCGAGTTGGCGTATCGCACTGCGTGCCGCGAGTTCTAGCCGTTTCCAGTCCCACTCTTTTTTCTCCACGTCCAAAAACGCACTTAGGTTGATGCTCACAAGGTTGCACACCGATATATTGTCTTTGTCATTGGGCAGCGTAATCTCGGTACACAGGTTTGACGAGTGAATAGTGCTGACATTGTTGTTGAGTGCTCGCACGTTGATACTATCTTTCCAGGTAATCCACGGATGGCTACTCGCCTGCAGGCGAATGAGGATTTGCCGCCACTGCTGCCGCGCCGGTACTTTGTCGAACACGCGCAGCTTGCCCGCTTCGGCCAGTTTCACATACTCACTGTAGCGTGCACTAAAGGCTGCACCGTAGAGTTCGCTCAGGTCAGCTGTTTCAGCAGGATCAAACATATACCAGTCCTGCTCTTTTTGCACTCGTTTCATGAACTCGTCGCTGATATACACGGCGATGTTGGCAAATCTTGTGCGGTAGTACGGGTCACCGTTGTTTTCGCGCAAATCCATAAATGCCGGGAAATTAAGATGCCAGTTTTCCATGTAGATCGCGGCTGCGCCGGCTTTTTTGCCTTTGCGACTGACCGCAAACAGCGCGGTATCGATCATTTTCATGAACGGTAGCGGACCGGTACTCACCGTATTGGTGGTTTTGACCGGGCTACCAGCCGCACGGAGCTTGTTCATACTAATACCAATCCCACCGGTACCCTTGGCAATCCACATGGTGTCGCGAATGCTTTTAGCGATACTCTCCATATCGTCTTCGACATCAATTACAAAGCAGTTAGAAAGCT is part of the Candidatus Saccharibacteria bacterium genome and encodes:
- a CDS encoding ribonucleoside-diphosphate reductase subunit alpha; its protein translation is MTNIQVVKRDGTREPFDANKINLALVRASEGLPDQIQKVVQVATELQLTLFDGITSEELDEAVIHTALQNVKDDPDFDTIAARLLLKNIYKNILGDYTDDAELKKLHASHFPRYIKQAVKDGLLDKRMADSKLFDLKALGDALDPEKDKLSKYLGVITNKNRYALRKQNGEPLETPQFTHMRIAMGLSFNEKNPTKAALDFYKHMSNLDYLPGGSTRVNAGGSFPQLSNCFVIDVEDDMESIAKSIRDTMWIAKGTGGIGISMNKLRAAGSPVKTTNTVSTGPLPFMKMIDTALFAVSRKGKKAGAAAIYMENWHLNFPAFMDLRENNGDPYYRTRFANIAVYISDEFMKRVQKEQDWYMFDPAETADLSELYGAAFSARYSEYVKLAEAGKLRVFDKVPARQQWRQILIRLQASSHPWITWKDSINVRALNNNVSTIHSSNLCTEITLPNDKDNISVCNLVSINLSAFLDVEKKEWDWKRLELAARSAIRQLDNLCDVTDTPIPEAIHSIKTTRALGLGIMGFTDVVEKMGYSYESEEAYDLMDQMAEYISYYAIDESANLAKTRGAYPDFKGSGWSKGELPVDSLDKHEKDRKVKVKLTRKKRLDWELLRKKTTKGMRNATLMAIAPTANIAHVAGTTPGIDPQFGQIFSRSTLNGKFLEVNTNLVRDLKALGIWDDVKERLLVEQGDLTNIEQIPQHLKDVYKTCFQLSPFAFIEVAARAQKWVDQAISRNMYLESRSIDDMETVYMEGWLRGLKTTYYLHMKPRHQAEQSTTKVNKAEALAAGGARKAGFGFAKKQSV
- a CDS encoding ribonucleotide-diphosphate reductase subunit beta; this translates as MGKILGAGIQDGLLLKPIHYQWAMDLYDQAVANTWFPNEIQLAQDLADWEKMTEEERHAVTFLMSYFNPNELLVNKALAFGVYPYVNAAECHLYLAKQMWEEANHCMAFEYVLDTFPIDREKAYSAHVDEKVMAIKEEFETKYIKRMTEDTMDITTTEGKKDFIRNLIAYNIILEGIWFYSGFMVALSFRQRNLLRNFGSLIDWIVRDESLHLKFGINLILTVIEENEDLQDPAFAEEIKQMILDGVAMEEEYNKALLPNGILGLNADYINQYVKYLTDRRLEELGFEPHYNVSNPAKWMATANDTYELVNFFESTNTSYEVNAGNAEAKLKATTDGTEEEPTENDDK